In Zingiber officinale cultivar Zhangliang chromosome 1A, Zo_v1.1, whole genome shotgun sequence, a genomic segment contains:
- the LOC122020580 gene encoding uncharacterized protein LOC122020580 isoform X2 — MAVAKEIFSIREYAGKMRGVDYEKCWPFLEDREGRLLPPMPVRKFRWWADALREVRSLVEAADRVDLDKVAVDTAAVVVREGNLIEPSNTSLEGERETSAEERQGRTRHPTARAKQRTPKKRSIIELFAVAPPIRGIHEEDRQDQWRGGGKQQGAAIASHINLGVGDGIEISKRKKRSKDEPGRKMLMEKIGTKKKFKPKTKLRKKHKQVEIRATNKEEACKLNMSSPAELYKILKSKVYEKQFARMHKRLVHKQVKTATIQTLLKKHIFRLAQTSKFVPRSQEATRIPPGTTRVKKRKWSNSTKKRKKREKILDSDLVELCHDPTTSLTIGKDDTLVHDRVSLPLQLPHLETLCKIVSDVLAASSTMDSLNRYPSTTEGGQLNMIDEETQTNLNDNGLSTSTMRTSETSSDKQLGDGSVHTTANPSITKRDPMIESLDLNHPVKENLDLNCICPDSSTSMPSSSCSVDMNNLGSVNNARLDPENGIYQEQSFSISSDHTNRSHNPIGKCISISNARSALSLPRNQDNIHWLSCLGQSHLNTIAGNTHLICPEMDACNDFPKLQQAYYLAKDKLASTCSSFNPKTLVEPTSIGEPIWRNKCNEGYIGLPLNSQGELIQLHPMTRHVSCEIDKFPKPELSSLQFCPSSSHLKPQSSYIWTRGKFPFLSPNYDADQNWLLKQYNPARQVGLSDLGSVGVQALEKLKNQTYDEKAQFNHCDPAQVISSCHDCRDHIITESCFDRMKFHSDREVELGLQSDIQPTMRLMGKNVTVGSYSKECHGSTSCTNMRLYNEPVLKRWPYEDCIVQQSGSARQIPFSSIDIPSRYCCISADKLAPNCMHLGFGQDWMLNGGCSSTSGDRGFHIDLSQSAVPCQSFLNRHTVVHSRVETQSVKGQRKMFWGPYPSNLHHNMLLDSNHCKHSQGLSFSVPSNSHPTYLSQISTQASRATAIQKLPHWMQDSTSSHLHFVRYPTVYHSCNMLASGGYPHASPYPRQVVSFPSSSSHPYESYVPTSTFDPPSMTTKNFSFTSSNYGDKIRVNDGGGFSFAHNESQDHYNKGKKRFASSEEKNVETAKRSNLKLQDLNLMTSGSREQSLGQKDNPIASEVNACVSSAVDVSPPVTNNEKDNVVVSGGFVPSKSSHKRSGPVKLSAGAKHILRPNGSLDQENSRPIYSTIYFTQATSSGKDAIPKEKAAKVYRF; from the exons ATGGCGGTCGCGAAGGAGATCTTCTCGATTCG GGAGTACGCCGGGAAGATGAGGGGCGTCGACTATGAGAAGTGCTGGCCATTTTTGGAGGACAGGGAAGGGCGATTGCTACCTCCGATGCCAGTTCGGAAGTTTCGGTGGTGGGCGGACGCGTTGCGGGAAGTTCGATCCCTGGTCGAGGCGGCTGATCGCGTTGATTTGGATAAGGTTGCCGTGGATACTGCTGCTGTCGTAGTACGGGAAGGTAACTTGATAGAGCCCTCTAACACCAGCCTGGAAGGAGAAAGGGAGACTTCAGCGGAGGAGCGGCAGGGTAGAACCCGACATCCTACCGCCCGGGCAAAACAAAGAACACCTAAGAAGAGGTCCATCATCGAGCTCTTTGCAGTGGCGCCCCCGATACGTGGCATACATGAGGAAGATCGCCAGGATCAATGGCGTGGTGGCGGAAAGCAGCAAGGAGCTGCCATCGCATCGCATATCAATTTGGGGGTTGGAGACGGGATTGagataagtaaaagaaagaagCGGAGTAAAGATGAACCAGGCCGGAAGATGCTGATGGAAAAGATTGGGACAAAGAAAAAGTTTAAGCCTAAGACGAAGCTGAGGAAGAAACATAAGCAGGTTGAGATCCGTGCTACCAATAAG GAGGAAGCTTGTAAGCTGAACATGTCATCCCCTGCTGAGTTGTACAAAATACTGAAAAGCAAAGTGTATGAGAAGCAGTTTGCAAGGATGCATAAAAGACTTGTTCATAAACAGGTGAAGACGGCAACCATTCAAACCTTACTGAAGAAACATATTTTCAGACTTGCTCAGACTTCAAAATTTGTACCTAGAAGTCAGGAGGCGACAAGGATTCCTCCTGGAACTACTAGAGTCAAGAAGAGAAAATGGAGCAattctacaaagaaaagaaagaaaagggagaagATATTGGATAGTGATCTTGTTGAGCTTTGTCATGATCCAACCACAAGTTTGACTATTGGTAAAGATGATACTCTCGTGCATGACAGAGTTAGTTTGCCTCTGCAGTTGCCTCATTTGGAAACCCTCTGTAAAATAGTTTCTGATGTCTTGGCTGCATCGTCAACTATGGACAGTTTAAATAGATATCCTTCTACTACAGAAGGAGGTCAGTTAAACATGATAGATGAAGAAACacaaacaaacttgaatgatAATGGACTTAGTACAAGCACCATGCGAACTAGTGAAACTTCCTCAGATAAGCAACTTGGTGATGGTTCAGTTCATACTACTGCAAATCCCTCAATTACAAAGAGGGACCCCATGATTGAATCATTGGATCTGAATCATCCAGTTAAGGAAAATTTGGATTTAAATTGCATTTGTCCAGACAGCTCCACATCAATGCCTAGTTCCAGTTGCTCAGTTGACATGAATAATCTTGGATCGGTAAATAATGCTAGGCTTGATCCAGAAAATGGTATTTATCAAGAACAAAGTTTTTCTATATCATCTGATCATACAAACAGGTCACACAATCCTATAGGCAAGTGTATTTCAATTTCCAATGCACGTAGTGCTCTTAGTCTTCCCAGGAACCAAGATAATATCCACTGGTTATCTTGTTTAGGCCAAAGCCACTTGAACACAATTGCTGGAAATACTCATTTAATTTGCCCAGAAATGGATGCGTGCAATGATTTCCCTAAACTTCAGCAGGCATACTATCTAGCAAAAGATAAATTAGCTAGCACTTGCTCTTCATTTAATCCGAAAACTCTTGTAGAACCAACATCAATTGGAGAGCCAATTTGGAGGAACAAGTGCAACGAAGGTTATATTGGATTGCCCCTTAATTCACAGGGAGAGCTTATCCAATTGCATCCAATGACAAGGCATGTTTCATGTGAGATAGATAAGTTTCCTAAACCAGAACTGAGTTCTCTTCAATTTTGTCCATCTTCTAGTCATTTGAAGCCGCAGTCTAGCTATATCTGGACTAGAGGCAAGTTTCCTTTTCTTTCACCAAACTATGATGCTGATCAGAATTGGCTCTTGAAGCAGTATAATCCTGCTAGACAAGTAGGATTATCTGACTTGGGTTCTGTTGGAGTTCAAGCTCTTGAGAAATTGAAGAACCAGACCTATGATGAAAAAGCTCAATTTAACCACTGTGATCCTGCACAAGTGATATCCTCATGTCATGATTGCAGAGACCATATTATAACTGAAAGTTGCTTTGATAGGATGAAGTTTCATTCAGATAGGGAAGTTGAGCTAGGCTTGCAATCTGACATCCAACCAACAATGCGCTTGATGGGAAAAAATGTGACAGTTGGTAGCTACAGCAAAGAATGCCATGGATCTACAAGTTGCACCAATATGAGGTTGTATAACGAACCTGTTTTGAAGAGATGGCCTTACGAGGATTGCATTGTTCAGCAATCTGGGTCAGCAAGACAAATCCCCTTTAGCTCAATAGATATCCCTTCACGCTATTGTTGCATTTCAGCAGATAAACTTGCACCTAATTGTATGCATCTTGGTTTTGGACAAGATTGGATGTTAAATGGTGGATGCTCCTCAACCAGTGGAGATCGTGGGTTTCATATTGACCTTTCTCAAAGTGCAGTTCCCTGTCAATCATTTCTGAATAGACACACTGTGGTCCATAGTAGAGTGGAAACACAGTCTGTTAAGGGGCAAAGGAAGATGTTTTGGGGTCCATATCCCTCAAACTTACATCACAATATGCTACTAGATTCAAATCATTGCAAGCACAGTCAAGGTTTATCTTTTAGTGTTCCATCAAATTCTCATCCCACTTATCTCAGTCAAATCTCTACCCAAGCATCAAGAGCAACAGCCATACAAAAGCTTCCACATTGGATGCAAGATTCAACAAGTTCCCATCTTCATTTTGTTCGTTATCCTACAGTGTACCATTCATGCAACATGCTGGCCAGTGGTGGTTATCCCCATGCTTCCCCATATCCAAGACAAGTTGTATCTTTCCCTTCCAGCAGTTCACATCCATATGAATCATATGTTCCCACTTCTACGTTTGATCCTCCATCAATGACAACAAAAAATTTCAGCTTCACATCCTCAAACTATGGAGACAAAATCAGAGTCAATGATGGTGGGGGATTTAGCTTTGCTCATAATGAGAGTCAAGATCATTATAACAAAGGGAAAAAGAGATTTGCTTCCTCAGAAGAGAAAAATGTAGAAACAGCAAAGAGGTCTAACCTCAAACTGCAAGACTTAAATCTTATGACATCAGGGAGCAGAGAACAGTCGCTTGGACAAAAAGATAACCCAATTGCATCAGAAGTGAATGCTTGTGTCAGTTCAGCAGTTGATGTCAGTCCTCCAGTTACAAATAATGAAAAAGATAATGTGGTAGTTTCAGGTGGGTTTGTTCCCTCAAAATCTAGCCATAAAAGATCAGGACCTGTCAAACTTAGCGCAGGCGCAAAGCATATACTGAGGCCCAATGGAAGTTTGGATCAGGAGAATTCTCGACCAATTTATTCTACTATATATTTTACTCAAGCAACTAGTTCTGGCAAAGATGCCATTCCAAAGGAGAAAGCAGCAAAAGTCTACAGGTTTTAA
- the LOC122020580 gene encoding uncharacterized protein LOC122020580 isoform X1, with product MAVAKEIFSIREYAGKMRGVDYEKCWPFLEDREGRLLPPMPVRKFRWWADALREVRSLVEAADRVDLDKVAVDTAAVVVREGNLIEPSNTSLEGERETSAEERQGRTRHPTARAKQRTPKKRSIIELFAVAPPIRGIHEEDRQDQWRGGGKQQGAAIASHINLGVGDGIEISKRKKRSKDEPGRKMLMEKIGTKKKFKPKTKLRKKHKQVEIRATNKPLLTQEEACKLNMSSPAELYKILKSKVYEKQFARMHKRLVHKQVKTATIQTLLKKHIFRLAQTSKFVPRSQEATRIPPGTTRVKKRKWSNSTKKRKKREKILDSDLVELCHDPTTSLTIGKDDTLVHDRVSLPLQLPHLETLCKIVSDVLAASSTMDSLNRYPSTTEGGQLNMIDEETQTNLNDNGLSTSTMRTSETSSDKQLGDGSVHTTANPSITKRDPMIESLDLNHPVKENLDLNCICPDSSTSMPSSSCSVDMNNLGSVNNARLDPENGIYQEQSFSISSDHTNRSHNPIGKCISISNARSALSLPRNQDNIHWLSCLGQSHLNTIAGNTHLICPEMDACNDFPKLQQAYYLAKDKLASTCSSFNPKTLVEPTSIGEPIWRNKCNEGYIGLPLNSQGELIQLHPMTRHVSCEIDKFPKPELSSLQFCPSSSHLKPQSSYIWTRGKFPFLSPNYDADQNWLLKQYNPARQVGLSDLGSVGVQALEKLKNQTYDEKAQFNHCDPAQVISSCHDCRDHIITESCFDRMKFHSDREVELGLQSDIQPTMRLMGKNVTVGSYSKECHGSTSCTNMRLYNEPVLKRWPYEDCIVQQSGSARQIPFSSIDIPSRYCCISADKLAPNCMHLGFGQDWMLNGGCSSTSGDRGFHIDLSQSAVPCQSFLNRHTVVHSRVETQSVKGQRKMFWGPYPSNLHHNMLLDSNHCKHSQGLSFSVPSNSHPTYLSQISTQASRATAIQKLPHWMQDSTSSHLHFVRYPTVYHSCNMLASGGYPHASPYPRQVVSFPSSSSHPYESYVPTSTFDPPSMTTKNFSFTSSNYGDKIRVNDGGGFSFAHNESQDHYNKGKKRFASSEEKNVETAKRSNLKLQDLNLMTSGSREQSLGQKDNPIASEVNACVSSAVDVSPPVTNNEKDNVVVSGGFVPSKSSHKRSGPVKLSAGAKHILRPNGSLDQENSRPIYSTIYFTQATSSGKDAIPKEKAAKVYRF from the exons ATGGCGGTCGCGAAGGAGATCTTCTCGATTCG GGAGTACGCCGGGAAGATGAGGGGCGTCGACTATGAGAAGTGCTGGCCATTTTTGGAGGACAGGGAAGGGCGATTGCTACCTCCGATGCCAGTTCGGAAGTTTCGGTGGTGGGCGGACGCGTTGCGGGAAGTTCGATCCCTGGTCGAGGCGGCTGATCGCGTTGATTTGGATAAGGTTGCCGTGGATACTGCTGCTGTCGTAGTACGGGAAGGTAACTTGATAGAGCCCTCTAACACCAGCCTGGAAGGAGAAAGGGAGACTTCAGCGGAGGAGCGGCAGGGTAGAACCCGACATCCTACCGCCCGGGCAAAACAAAGAACACCTAAGAAGAGGTCCATCATCGAGCTCTTTGCAGTGGCGCCCCCGATACGTGGCATACATGAGGAAGATCGCCAGGATCAATGGCGTGGTGGCGGAAAGCAGCAAGGAGCTGCCATCGCATCGCATATCAATTTGGGGGTTGGAGACGGGATTGagataagtaaaagaaagaagCGGAGTAAAGATGAACCAGGCCGGAAGATGCTGATGGAAAAGATTGGGACAAAGAAAAAGTTTAAGCCTAAGACGAAGCTGAGGAAGAAACATAAGCAGGTTGAGATCCGTGCTACCAATAAG CCCTTGCTCACCCAGGAGGAAGCTTGTAAGCTGAACATGTCATCCCCTGCTGAGTTGTACAAAATACTGAAAAGCAAAGTGTATGAGAAGCAGTTTGCAAGGATGCATAAAAGACTTGTTCATAAACAGGTGAAGACGGCAACCATTCAAACCTTACTGAAGAAACATATTTTCAGACTTGCTCAGACTTCAAAATTTGTACCTAGAAGTCAGGAGGCGACAAGGATTCCTCCTGGAACTACTAGAGTCAAGAAGAGAAAATGGAGCAattctacaaagaaaagaaagaaaagggagaagATATTGGATAGTGATCTTGTTGAGCTTTGTCATGATCCAACCACAAGTTTGACTATTGGTAAAGATGATACTCTCGTGCATGACAGAGTTAGTTTGCCTCTGCAGTTGCCTCATTTGGAAACCCTCTGTAAAATAGTTTCTGATGTCTTGGCTGCATCGTCAACTATGGACAGTTTAAATAGATATCCTTCTACTACAGAAGGAGGTCAGTTAAACATGATAGATGAAGAAACacaaacaaacttgaatgatAATGGACTTAGTACAAGCACCATGCGAACTAGTGAAACTTCCTCAGATAAGCAACTTGGTGATGGTTCAGTTCATACTACTGCAAATCCCTCAATTACAAAGAGGGACCCCATGATTGAATCATTGGATCTGAATCATCCAGTTAAGGAAAATTTGGATTTAAATTGCATTTGTCCAGACAGCTCCACATCAATGCCTAGTTCCAGTTGCTCAGTTGACATGAATAATCTTGGATCGGTAAATAATGCTAGGCTTGATCCAGAAAATGGTATTTATCAAGAACAAAGTTTTTCTATATCATCTGATCATACAAACAGGTCACACAATCCTATAGGCAAGTGTATTTCAATTTCCAATGCACGTAGTGCTCTTAGTCTTCCCAGGAACCAAGATAATATCCACTGGTTATCTTGTTTAGGCCAAAGCCACTTGAACACAATTGCTGGAAATACTCATTTAATTTGCCCAGAAATGGATGCGTGCAATGATTTCCCTAAACTTCAGCAGGCATACTATCTAGCAAAAGATAAATTAGCTAGCACTTGCTCTTCATTTAATCCGAAAACTCTTGTAGAACCAACATCAATTGGAGAGCCAATTTGGAGGAACAAGTGCAACGAAGGTTATATTGGATTGCCCCTTAATTCACAGGGAGAGCTTATCCAATTGCATCCAATGACAAGGCATGTTTCATGTGAGATAGATAAGTTTCCTAAACCAGAACTGAGTTCTCTTCAATTTTGTCCATCTTCTAGTCATTTGAAGCCGCAGTCTAGCTATATCTGGACTAGAGGCAAGTTTCCTTTTCTTTCACCAAACTATGATGCTGATCAGAATTGGCTCTTGAAGCAGTATAATCCTGCTAGACAAGTAGGATTATCTGACTTGGGTTCTGTTGGAGTTCAAGCTCTTGAGAAATTGAAGAACCAGACCTATGATGAAAAAGCTCAATTTAACCACTGTGATCCTGCACAAGTGATATCCTCATGTCATGATTGCAGAGACCATATTATAACTGAAAGTTGCTTTGATAGGATGAAGTTTCATTCAGATAGGGAAGTTGAGCTAGGCTTGCAATCTGACATCCAACCAACAATGCGCTTGATGGGAAAAAATGTGACAGTTGGTAGCTACAGCAAAGAATGCCATGGATCTACAAGTTGCACCAATATGAGGTTGTATAACGAACCTGTTTTGAAGAGATGGCCTTACGAGGATTGCATTGTTCAGCAATCTGGGTCAGCAAGACAAATCCCCTTTAGCTCAATAGATATCCCTTCACGCTATTGTTGCATTTCAGCAGATAAACTTGCACCTAATTGTATGCATCTTGGTTTTGGACAAGATTGGATGTTAAATGGTGGATGCTCCTCAACCAGTGGAGATCGTGGGTTTCATATTGACCTTTCTCAAAGTGCAGTTCCCTGTCAATCATTTCTGAATAGACACACTGTGGTCCATAGTAGAGTGGAAACACAGTCTGTTAAGGGGCAAAGGAAGATGTTTTGGGGTCCATATCCCTCAAACTTACATCACAATATGCTACTAGATTCAAATCATTGCAAGCACAGTCAAGGTTTATCTTTTAGTGTTCCATCAAATTCTCATCCCACTTATCTCAGTCAAATCTCTACCCAAGCATCAAGAGCAACAGCCATACAAAAGCTTCCACATTGGATGCAAGATTCAACAAGTTCCCATCTTCATTTTGTTCGTTATCCTACAGTGTACCATTCATGCAACATGCTGGCCAGTGGTGGTTATCCCCATGCTTCCCCATATCCAAGACAAGTTGTATCTTTCCCTTCCAGCAGTTCACATCCATATGAATCATATGTTCCCACTTCTACGTTTGATCCTCCATCAATGACAACAAAAAATTTCAGCTTCACATCCTCAAACTATGGAGACAAAATCAGAGTCAATGATGGTGGGGGATTTAGCTTTGCTCATAATGAGAGTCAAGATCATTATAACAAAGGGAAAAAGAGATTTGCTTCCTCAGAAGAGAAAAATGTAGAAACAGCAAAGAGGTCTAACCTCAAACTGCAAGACTTAAATCTTATGACATCAGGGAGCAGAGAACAGTCGCTTGGACAAAAAGATAACCCAATTGCATCAGAAGTGAATGCTTGTGTCAGTTCAGCAGTTGATGTCAGTCCTCCAGTTACAAATAATGAAAAAGATAATGTGGTAGTTTCAGGTGGGTTTGTTCCCTCAAAATCTAGCCATAAAAGATCAGGACCTGTCAAACTTAGCGCAGGCGCAAAGCATATACTGAGGCCCAATGGAAGTTTGGATCAGGAGAATTCTCGACCAATTTATTCTACTATATATTTTACTCAAGCAACTAGTTCTGGCAAAGATGCCATTCCAAAGGAGAAAGCAGCAAAAGTCTACAGGTTTTAA